A genomic stretch from Dyella sp. M7H15-1 includes:
- the trmB gene encoding tRNA (guanosine(46)-N7)-methyltransferase TrmB codes for MSDRADHDATPYMRRIRSFALREGRMTPAQQRAFDDHWARFGIDYSGTAQDFNAHFGRHAPLVLEIGFGNGEALAWASEHDLVRDYLGVEVHGPGVGRLMNALAARDAAHVRIYKHDAVEVLEHEIPAGTLAEARIWFPDPWHKKRHNKRRIIQPDFVALLATRMTPDGLLHLATDWEPYAQHMVAVMEASPGWRNTAGPGQYTEKPDWRIETHFERRGLRLGHGVWDLLYRKA; via the coding sequence ATGAGCGATCGCGCCGACCACGACGCCACCCCCTACATGCGCCGCATCCGCAGTTTCGCGCTGCGCGAAGGCCGCATGACGCCAGCCCAACAGCGTGCGTTCGATGACCATTGGGCGCGTTTCGGTATCGACTACTCAGGCACTGCGCAAGATTTCAACGCGCATTTCGGTCGGCATGCCCCGCTTGTGCTGGAAATCGGCTTTGGCAATGGCGAAGCGCTCGCCTGGGCCAGCGAGCATGACCTGGTACGCGACTACCTCGGCGTGGAGGTGCATGGCCCCGGCGTCGGGCGGCTGATGAATGCCCTGGCCGCGCGGGATGCCGCCCATGTGCGCATCTACAAGCACGACGCCGTCGAGGTGCTGGAACACGAGATTCCCGCCGGCACGCTAGCCGAGGCCCGCATCTGGTTCCCCGATCCCTGGCACAAGAAGCGCCATAACAAGCGTCGCATCATCCAGCCTGATTTTGTTGCCCTGCTCGCCACGCGCATGACACCCGACGGATTGCTGCACCTGGCCACCGACTGGGAGCCCTATGCGCAGCATATGGTCGCGGTGATGGAAGCCTCGCCAGGCTGGCGTAATACAGCCGGCCCCGGGCAGTACACCGAAAAGCCGGATTGGCGTATCGAGACCCACTTCGAACGACGTGGCTTGAGGCTCGGCCATGGCGTTTGGGATCTTCTGTACCGCAAGGCCTGA
- a CDS encoding SLC13 family permease, with translation MILVLGLVCFTMLMLVLEWVRADMVALLVVVVIGLTGLIPSDRVFNGFAGNAVIAIIAIMIMGAGLDRAGVLGLTAQFVMRMARGKESRLGVVINSVTSLFSAVIPSQALAALMIPVTSRLSARTGVPISRLLLPMAFCILTATNTTLIANSPLIVLNDLIASANANLPPGAQTVPKFGLFSVTPIGLTLAVAGILFFYFFTHKLLPDREDERHKVTPGRTESYFAETYGIVGETAELTVTAESPLVGMSIGEVEQLHGAPLILAIKSGSEARMAPPADQVIWVGSILGVLGPREELNRFANNQLCKLSPRMRQLGELFNPTRAGISEAVIPPSSRFLKQSVGDLRLRKRYGISVLAITRGDHVYRDDLRAVSLRTGDTLVLHSSWKALQEVSEDKDLVVVTDVPREEQRPNKIWQAVGFFLLAKCLALFTNLDLSVAMMTGAIGMLLSGVLNMDEAYKAVNWKTIFVTACLIPLGWSMDATGTAAWVAQEVLLHLGRASPWILQGSLAILTLLFSQVMSNVGATVMMVPVAISVAVATGGNPSAYALIVAVSSSNTFLLSSGHPALMMVTGPGDYSSRDFMRAGIPLTFIVLVITLIAINLMYR, from the coding sequence ATGATCCTGGTACTCGGGCTGGTGTGTTTCACCATGCTCATGTTGGTGCTGGAGTGGGTCCGCGCTGACATGGTGGCCTTGCTGGTGGTGGTGGTGATCGGCCTGACCGGACTGATCCCTTCTGACCGCGTTTTCAATGGTTTTGCCGGTAACGCCGTGATTGCGATCATCGCGATCATGATCATGGGCGCCGGACTCGACCGTGCCGGCGTGCTCGGCCTGACCGCCCAGTTCGTGATGCGCATGGCACGCGGCAAGGAATCTCGGCTGGGTGTGGTGATCAACTCGGTGACCAGCCTTTTCAGCGCGGTGATTCCGAGCCAGGCGCTCGCCGCCCTGATGATCCCGGTGACCAGCCGTCTCTCCGCACGTACCGGCGTGCCGATCTCACGGCTGCTGCTGCCGATGGCGTTCTGCATCCTCACCGCCACCAACACCACGCTGATCGCCAACTCGCCGCTGATTGTCCTCAACGACCTGATCGCCAGCGCCAACGCCAACCTGCCACCGGGTGCGCAAACCGTGCCCAAGTTCGGTCTCTTCAGCGTGACGCCGATCGGTTTGACCCTGGCGGTGGCAGGCATCCTGTTTTTCTACTTTTTCACCCACAAACTGCTGCCAGATCGCGAGGACGAACGGCATAAAGTAACGCCGGGCCGTACCGAAAGTTACTTCGCCGAGACTTACGGCATCGTGGGTGAAACCGCCGAACTGACCGTCACCGCGGAAAGCCCGCTGGTCGGCATGAGCATCGGCGAAGTCGAGCAACTGCACGGCGCACCGCTGATCCTGGCGATCAAGAGCGGCAGCGAAGCGCGCATGGCACCGCCGGCTGACCAGGTGATCTGGGTCGGCTCCATTCTTGGCGTGCTGGGGCCGCGCGAAGAACTCAACCGCTTCGCCAACAACCAGCTCTGCAAGTTGTCGCCGCGCATGCGTCAGTTGGGCGAGCTGTTCAACCCCACGCGCGCCGGCATTTCCGAGGCGGTGATTCCGCCCAGCTCGCGCTTCCTCAAACAGTCGGTGGGCGATCTGCGTTTGCGCAAGCGTTATGGCATTTCGGTACTGGCGATCACGCGCGGCGATCACGTCTATCGCGATGATCTGCGCGCCGTCAGCCTGCGCACCGGCGATACATTGGTACTGCATTCGAGCTGGAAAGCCTTGCAGGAAGTGTCGGAAGACAAGGATCTGGTCGTCGTCACCGACGTCCCGCGCGAAGAACAGCGCCCCAACAAAATCTGGCAGGCGGTGGGCTTTTTCCTGCTGGCGAAATGCCTCGCCCTGTTCACCAACCTCGATCTTTCCGTGGCGATGATGACCGGCGCCATCGGCATGCTGCTCAGTGGCGTGTTGAATATGGATGAGGCGTACAAGGCCGTAAACTGGAAGACGATCTTTGTGACCGCCTGCCTTATTCCACTGGGCTGGTCGATGGACGCCACCGGCACCGCTGCATGGGTTGCACAGGAAGTGTTGCTGCACCTCGGCCGCGCCTCGCCGTGGATCCTGCAAGGCTCACTGGCCATTCTCACCTTGCTGTTCTCACAGGTGATGTCAAACGTGGGCGCCACGGTGATGATGGTGCCGGTGGCGATCAGTGTGGCGGTTGCCACGGGTGGCAACCCTTCTGCCTACGCGTTGATCGTTGCGGTGTCCTCGTCCAACACCTTCCTGCTGAGCTCCGGCCACCCGGCCCTGATGATGGTGACGGGGCCTGGCGATTACAGCAGCAGGGATTTCATGCGTGCCGGCATTCCGCTGACGTTTATCGTCCTGGTGATCACGTTAATCGCCATTAATCTGATGTATCGCTAA
- a CDS encoding nucleotide sugar dehydrogenase, whose translation MTTHHRDPRLAVIGLGYVGLPLAVEFGRLFDTVGYDIDAARIDALKLGTDGNQETTVEELAAAKQLRFATDLESLRDRNVFIITVPTPVDEHKRPDFTPLIRASQMVGAVLKHGDIVIYESTVYPGATEEICVPELERASGLRFNLDFTVGYSPERINPGDTLRRLTTIPKITSGSTAQAADFVDALYARIITAGTHKAPSLKVAEAAKVIENTQRDANIALINEFALIFHRLGIDTQDVLAAAGTKWNFLPFQPGLVGGHCIGVDPYYLIQKAQSTGYYPDILLACRRINDAMGQHVASEVIKLMVGQGHAIRGSRVLVLGLTFKENCPDLRNTRVVELVRELESYGASVDVYDPWADANEAHDHYGLSLLPEIESNGSYAAVVLAVAHQQFKPGGDYDMRALTMPNGVVYDIKGMLPKDQVDARL comes from the coding sequence GTGACAACCCATCATCGCGACCCTCGCCTTGCCGTCATCGGACTTGGCTACGTCGGCTTGCCGCTCGCCGTGGAGTTCGGCCGTTTGTTCGACACTGTCGGTTACGACATCGATGCCGCACGCATCGATGCGCTGAAGCTCGGGACGGACGGCAATCAGGAAACCACCGTCGAGGAACTTGCCGCAGCGAAACAACTACGCTTCGCTACCGACCTGGAATCCCTGCGCGACCGCAACGTCTTCATTATCACCGTGCCGACGCCGGTGGACGAGCACAAGCGACCGGACTTCACTCCGCTGATCCGCGCCAGCCAGATGGTCGGCGCGGTGTTGAAGCATGGCGATATCGTGATCTACGAATCGACTGTGTATCCAGGCGCTACCGAAGAAATCTGCGTGCCAGAACTCGAACGTGCTTCCGGCTTGCGCTTCAATCTCGATTTCACCGTGGGTTATAGCCCGGAGCGCATCAATCCCGGTGACACGCTGCGTAGGCTCACCACGATCCCCAAGATCACTTCCGGTTCCACTGCGCAAGCGGCGGATTTTGTTGACGCGCTGTACGCGCGCATCATCACCGCCGGCACACACAAGGCGCCGAGCCTGAAAGTGGCCGAAGCGGCCAAGGTCATCGAGAACACCCAGCGCGATGCCAATATCGCTTTGATCAACGAATTCGCGCTCATCTTTCACCGCCTTGGCATCGACACGCAGGATGTGCTAGCCGCCGCGGGCACCAAATGGAACTTCCTGCCCTTTCAGCCTGGATTGGTTGGCGGGCATTGCATCGGCGTCGATCCGTACTACCTGATCCAGAAAGCGCAATCCACCGGCTACTACCCGGACATCCTATTGGCCTGCCGCCGCATCAACGATGCGATGGGCCAGCACGTCGCCAGCGAAGTGATCAAGCTGATGGTCGGCCAGGGCCACGCGATCCGCGGCAGCCGCGTGCTGGTGCTCGGGCTTACCTTCAAGGAAAACTGCCCTGACCTGCGCAACACGCGTGTGGTCGAGCTGGTGCGCGAGCTGGAAAGCTACGGCGCATCGGTCGATGTGTACGATCCGTGGGCCGATGCGAACGAGGCTCACGACCATTACGGGCTGAGCCTGCTGCCGGAGATCGAGTCAAATGGCAGCTATGCCGCGGTGGTGCTCGCTGTCGCTCACCAGCAATTCAAACCGGGCGGCGATTACGACATGCGTGCGCTGACCATGCCCAACGGGGTGGTTTACGACATCAAAGGCATGCTGCCCAAGGATCAGGTCGACGCACGGCTGTAA
- a CDS encoding Rieske 2Fe-2S domain-containing protein, which translates to MHDGEAIAVDVLMPEGEESVILLRQGERVNAWLNICPHAGRRLDWAPGKFLVSKGVLVCAAHGASFRVDNGECIGGPCKGESLHDVPVRVEQGEIMLDR; encoded by the coding sequence ATGCACGACGGCGAAGCAATAGCGGTGGATGTGCTGATGCCAGAAGGCGAGGAAAGCGTGATCCTGCTGCGCCAGGGCGAGCGCGTGAACGCCTGGCTCAACATCTGTCCGCATGCCGGTCGTCGCTTGGACTGGGCGCCGGGCAAATTCCTGGTTTCCAAGGGCGTATTGGTGTGTGCGGCACACGGCGCCAGCTTCCGTGTCGACAACGGCGAGTGCATCGGCGGCCCATGCAAGGGTGAAAGCCTGCACGACGTACCGGTGCGAGTGGAGCAGGGAGAGATAATGCTCGACCGTTAA
- a CDS encoding ABC transporter permease produces MRFLFNLFVLVVLVVALLVWAQLPWYAVLALVVLFAAWMGLSRRGRQAASVTGVGISTLRQRLGSSSVVVIGIAGVVGVLVALLAMGEGYSETLRKTGSDDTAIVLRGGSASEVSSVLTHDSILVIEQAPGIARDKQGKPMTSGEIVVAANLPVRGGGPDDEGSVQVRGVDDQAWAIRPNAKIIAGRAFQSGMRELVVGQGAQRQFVGLQPGHEVKLGAQTWNVVGVFASGDAYDSEIWGDAGVVAETYRRGSSRTSVFAKLTDAKAMDTFKATLASDPRVQVDVDTTLNYFSKQSEGMSKVMRVMGITVGLIMAIGAIFGALNTMFAAVAARAREIATLRAMGFRGVPVVVAVMLETMLLALLGGLIGGLLAWLIFNGWTASTLATGTTGQLAFTFKVTPGLLWEGLKWALAIGFVGGLFPALRAARLPVTTALREL; encoded by the coding sequence ATGAGATTTCTATTCAATCTGTTCGTGTTAGTGGTCTTGGTGGTGGCGCTGCTGGTATGGGCGCAGTTGCCCTGGTATGCCGTGCTGGCCCTGGTGGTGCTGTTCGCTGCATGGATGGGATTGAGCCGGCGTGGTCGGCAGGCGGCCTCGGTGACAGGCGTAGGTATCAGCACGCTCAGGCAGCGGCTGGGGTCTTCATCGGTGGTGGTGATTGGCATTGCCGGCGTGGTAGGTGTGCTGGTGGCGTTGCTAGCCATGGGCGAGGGCTATAGCGAAACGTTGCGCAAGACCGGCAGTGACGATACGGCCATCGTATTGCGTGGCGGCTCGGCCAGTGAAGTCAGTTCGGTGTTGACGCATGACAGCATCCTGGTCATCGAACAGGCACCAGGCATAGCGCGCGACAAACAGGGCAAGCCGATGACTTCGGGCGAGATCGTGGTGGCGGCCAATCTGCCGGTGAGAGGCGGTGGGCCAGACGATGAGGGCAGTGTGCAAGTGCGTGGTGTCGACGATCAGGCGTGGGCGATACGTCCCAATGCAAAGATCATTGCAGGTCGTGCCTTCCAGTCTGGCATGCGCGAGCTGGTGGTCGGACAGGGGGCGCAGCGGCAGTTCGTGGGTCTGCAGCCTGGGCACGAAGTGAAGCTCGGCGCGCAAACCTGGAATGTGGTGGGCGTGTTTGCATCCGGCGATGCCTACGATTCGGAAATCTGGGGCGATGCCGGGGTCGTGGCGGAAACCTATCGCCGTGGCAGCAGTCGCACTTCCGTGTTCGCCAAGCTCACCGACGCCAAAGCGATGGATACGTTCAAGGCGACGCTGGCCAGCGATCCGCGCGTGCAAGTGGATGTGGACACCACGCTCAACTACTTCAGCAAGCAATCCGAAGGCATGAGCAAGGTGATGCGCGTGATGGGCATTACCGTGGGTTTGATCATGGCGATCGGCGCCATCTTTGGTGCACTCAATACCATGTTCGCCGCTGTGGCTGCCCGCGCGCGGGAAATTGCCACGCTGCGTGCCATGGGTTTCCGTGGCGTGCCAGTGGTCGTCGCGGTGATGCTGGAAACCATGTTGCTGGCCCTGCTTGGTGGTCTTATCGGCGGCTTGCTGGCCTGGCTGATTTTCAACGGCTGGACGGCTTCCACCTTGGCGACCGGTACCACCGGGCAACTGGCGTTTACTTTCAAGGTGACGCCGGGACTGTTGTGGGAAGGTTTGAAGTGGGCGCTGGCGATCGGCTTTGTCGGCGGCTTATTCCCGGCACTCAGGGCAGCACGTTTGCCGGTTACCACGGCATTGCGCGAGCTGTGA
- a CDS encoding ABC transporter permease, with product MKYFHLIWAALFRRKTRTVLTLVSIAAAFLLFGMLDAVRTSFDQAGKSANGAQRLQTGSKLSFIDTLPQGLGDKIAGVHGVKSVAYANWFGGAYQDPHNQVFTFAVSDNYIDQYPEVQVGDDARKAYLNTRTGILVGEKLMEKYHWKVGDKIPLQSNIFPQQDGSKNWTFDIVGVMHPADQSVAFYGQMILMHWKYFDDAVMKGYNDGHVGWYVTRVNDVNQADQIAKAIDAISINSDHETRTQTEAAATASWMKQLADIGLIVGSIMGAVFFTLLLLTGNTMMQAVRERTSELAVLKTLGFSDRDVLAMVLAESVLLVLLGGVVGIALAAMLIPVVSAGSGGMLNLPTVGADSWLLGIALMLAIGAVVGAIPAWRAMRLNIVDALAGR from the coding sequence ATGAAATATTTTCATCTCATCTGGGCAGCATTATTCCGGCGCAAGACCCGCACGGTGCTTACCCTGGTCTCGATCGCAGCGGCCTTCTTGCTGTTTGGCATGCTCGACGCGGTGCGTACTTCGTTCGATCAGGCTGGCAAGAGTGCCAACGGTGCGCAGCGCCTGCAGACCGGTTCCAAGCTGTCCTTCATCGATACCTTGCCACAGGGTCTGGGTGACAAGATCGCCGGGGTGCATGGTGTGAAGTCGGTCGCCTATGCGAACTGGTTTGGCGGTGCGTATCAGGATCCGCACAATCAGGTATTCACCTTTGCCGTGAGCGACAACTACATCGATCAGTATCCGGAAGTGCAGGTCGGTGACGACGCGCGAAAGGCCTATCTGAACACGCGGACGGGCATTCTGGTGGGCGAAAAGCTGATGGAAAAATACCACTGGAAAGTAGGTGACAAGATTCCGTTGCAGTCGAATATTTTTCCGCAGCAGGACGGCAGCAAGAACTGGACCTTCGACATTGTCGGTGTGATGCATCCCGCCGACCAGAGCGTGGCTTTCTATGGCCAGATGATCCTGATGCACTGGAAATATTTCGATGATGCCGTGATGAAAGGCTACAACGATGGTCATGTGGGCTGGTACGTGACGCGCGTCAACGACGTCAACCAGGCCGATCAAATTGCCAAGGCCATTGATGCGATATCGATCAATTCAGATCATGAAACCCGCACGCAGACCGAAGCGGCGGCAACAGCGTCGTGGATGAAGCAACTGGCCGATATCGGCCTGATCGTCGGTTCGATCATGGGCGCGGTGTTCTTCACGCTGCTGCTGTTGACGGGCAACACCATGATGCAGGCGGTGCGCGAGCGCACGTCGGAATTGGCGGTGTTGAAAACCTTGGGCTTTTCCGATCGTGATGTGCTGGCCATGGTGTTGGCGGAGTCGGTGTTGTTGGTGCTGCTCGGAGGAGTAGTCGGCATCGCACTGGCGGCAATGCTCATTCCCGTTGTCAGCGCGGGTAGTGGCGGCATGCTGAACCTGCCTACGGTAGGCGCGGATAGCTGGCTGCTGGGTATCGCATTGATGCTGGCCATTGGTGCGGTGGTCGGTGCCATCCCCGCATGGCGGGCGATGCGCCTGAATATTGTCGATGCACTGGCCGGTCGGTGA
- a CDS encoding ABC transporter ATP-binding protein, which yields MVTLIEIRDLSKVYERGKQRVEVLHHINLNIAEGDFLALMGPSGSGKTTLLNLVGGLDTPTGGSITVAGQRIDQLGAGALARWRASNVGFVFQFYNLMPMLSAQKNVELPLLLTKLSSAQRRKNAAIALQLVGLDERASHKPAELSGGQQQRVAIARAIVSDPHLLVCDEPTGDLDRQSAEEVLGLLRQLNREHGKTIVMVTHDPKAAEYADQTLHLDKGTLVEQVVA from the coding sequence ATGGTTACGTTGATCGAAATTCGCGATCTTTCCAAAGTGTATGAGCGCGGCAAACAGAGAGTTGAGGTGCTGCATCACATCAATCTCAACATCGCGGAGGGTGATTTCCTTGCCCTGATGGGACCCTCGGGCTCAGGCAAGACTACCTTGTTGAATCTGGTGGGTGGCCTGGATACGCCAACCGGCGGCAGCATTACCGTAGCTGGCCAGCGCATCGACCAACTCGGCGCCGGTGCACTGGCGCGCTGGCGTGCGTCGAACGTGGGTTTCGTGTTCCAGTTCTACAATCTGATGCCGATGTTGAGCGCGCAGAAGAATGTTGAGCTGCCGCTGCTGCTGACCAAGCTTTCTTCAGCACAACGGCGCAAGAATGCCGCCATCGCGTTGCAACTGGTGGGCCTGGACGAGCGTGCCTCGCACAAGCCGGCTGAACTGTCGGGCGGCCAGCAGCAGCGCGTGGCGATTGCTCGGGCCATTGTGTCGGATCCCCATTTGCTGGTCTGTGACGAGCCGACGGGCGACTTGGACCGTCAATCGGCGGAAGAAGTGCTTGGCCTGCTGCGTCAGCTCAATCGTGAACATGGCAAGACCATCGTGATGGTCACGCACGATCCGAAGGCAGCCGAATATGCGGACCAGACCTTGCACCTCGACAAGGGCACCCTGGTCGAACAAGTGGTGGCGTAG
- a CDS encoding efflux RND transporter periplasmic adaptor subunit, whose protein sequence is MANTDLLKELKIERHQRDEHSAGGVGSWRWIVGGIVAVLLVLGAGGGWWFSHRTIPVHVAQAIAAGSDPSVGAVLQATGYVTARRQATVSAQITGTLTAVLIEEGDRVKKDQVLARLDDSAYKAALDTAAAQAKAAHALVDQYQSQLTQNLRDAARDEALAKQGLVSKQAAEQARTLADSTRAQRVSQQRQAVAADANTVQAQVNFDYCTMRAPFDGVITTKDAQVGEIISPFSAGGGFTRTGIGTIVDMDSLEVDADVNEAYIGRVVPKMPAEAVLDAYPDWKIPAHVIAIVPAADRGKATVKVRVALEQKDARIVPDMGVRVSFLENAPTVSAAQAPKGVLVPAKAIVQRDGSDSVFIVANGKAHRQAVQPSSQHYGDMRLVPAAVNPGDDVVVSPSDALHDGSDVNVQVH, encoded by the coding sequence GAAGGAATTGAAGATTGAGCGCCATCAGCGCGATGAACATTCGGCGGGCGGAGTAGGGTCTTGGCGATGGATCGTTGGCGGCATCGTGGCCGTGTTGCTGGTGCTCGGTGCCGGCGGCGGCTGGTGGTTCAGCCATCGCACTATACCCGTGCATGTCGCGCAGGCCATCGCGGCAGGCAGCGATCCATCCGTCGGTGCCGTATTGCAGGCGACGGGTTACGTTACGGCGCGTCGGCAGGCCACCGTATCCGCGCAGATCACTGGCACCTTGACCGCGGTGTTGATTGAAGAAGGCGATCGCGTCAAGAAAGATCAGGTGCTGGCACGTCTGGACGACAGCGCGTACAAGGCCGCGCTGGATACCGCCGCGGCACAGGCCAAGGCTGCGCATGCACTGGTTGACCAGTACCAGAGCCAGCTCACGCAGAATCTGCGCGATGCGGCACGCGATGAGGCGCTTGCCAAACAGGGCCTGGTTTCCAAGCAGGCGGCGGAACAGGCGCGTACGCTTGCCGACAGCACGCGCGCACAACGGGTTTCGCAACAGCGGCAAGCGGTGGCGGCCGATGCCAATACCGTGCAGGCCCAGGTGAATTTCGACTACTGCACCATGCGTGCACCATTCGATGGCGTGATTACCACCAAGGATGCACAGGTCGGTGAAATCATTTCGCCGTTCTCAGCCGGTGGCGGTTTCACGCGCACGGGTATCGGCACCATCGTGGACATGGATTCGCTGGAAGTGGATGCCGATGTCAATGAAGCCTATATCGGCCGTGTCGTCCCGAAGATGCCGGCAGAAGCGGTGCTCGATGCGTATCCGGACTGGAAGATTCCCGCGCACGTGATTGCCATCGTGCCGGCAGCCGATCGCGGCAAGGCGACCGTGAAGGTGCGCGTGGCGCTGGAGCAGAAGGATGCACGCATCGTGCCGGACATGGGTGTGCGCGTATCTTTCCTGGAGAACGCGCCGACTGTTTCTGCTGCACAGGCGCCCAAAGGCGTGCTGGTGCCGGCGAAGGCGATCGTCCAGCGTGACGGTAGCGACAGCGTCTTCATCGTTGCGAATGGCAAGGCACATCGTCAGGCCGTGCAGCCGTCTTCGCAGCATTACGGCGATATGCGTCTGGTTCCCGCTGCGGTCAATCCAGGCGATGACGTGGTGGTGTCGCCATCAGATGCCCTGCATGACGGTTCGGATGTAAACGTGCAAGTCCATTAA